Proteins from a genomic interval of Mustela lutreola isolate mMusLut2 chromosome 4, mMusLut2.pri, whole genome shotgun sequence:
- the LOC131830112 gene encoding uncharacterized protein LOC131830112, which translates to MDPDARSDPGTLRDPEAGGSPRTVECAQGPVHVGGGGFGRRPLRIPGVAVAPRSVFCSLPRCRRRGEEGSWNNKALRARKGLLRSLKREPLGLILLRRQLPLLASFWEWGACFLTWQTLRSDVLVKLLTSQHPAPTVPENLAFSLVSQSQPAPAHHWPAPQRSPVQLYALGSSSWHLRDATALVTRVFAHTGLSSLKVFPLGLPTLEAMLRCHLLSKARPARHRFPSRGRQAPALLQPFSAPVCHLSLSTLDYSYLCTRLISLPD; encoded by the exons ATGGACCCGGACGCAAGGTCTGACCCTGGCACCCTGCGCGATCCAGAGGCCGGCGGGTCCCCGAGGACCGTCGAGTGCGCCCAAGGCCCAGTGCACGTGG GCGGGGGAGGCTTTGGCCGGCGACCGCTTCGGATTCCAGGTGTGGCGGTGGCTCCGCGCTCCGTGTTTTGCAGCCTGCCGCGGTGTCGGAGGCGAGGCGAGGAAGGGAGCTGGAATAACAAAG CTCTCAGAGCCCGAAAGGGGCTTCTGAGGTCATTGAAGCGAGAACCCCTAGGTCTCATTCTTCTCAGGAGGCAACTGCCTCTGCTTGCATCCTTCTGggaatggggagcttgcttcctcacCTGGCAGACACTGCGCAGTGATGTGCTG GTCAAGCTGCTGACTTCACAACACCCAGCTCCCACAGTTCCAGAAAATTTAGCCTTCAGCCTTGTGAGCCAGTCCCAGCCGGCTCCAGCACACCACTGGCCTGCCCCACAGAGGAGCCCTGTCCAGCTTTACGCCTTGGGAAGTTCTTCCTG GCACCTGCGAGATGCTACAGCCCTGGTCACCCGTGTCTTTGCTCACACCGGCCTCTCCAGCCTGAAAGTCTTCCCGCTCGGCCTGCCCACCTTGGAGGCTATGCTCCGATGTCATCTGCTCTCAAAAGCCCGCCCTGCCCGCCACCGCTTCCCCTCCCGGGGCAGGCAGGCGCCCGCCCTCCTACAGCCTTTCTCAGCCCCTGTTTGCCACTTATCACTTTCTACCTTGGATTACAGCTATCTGTGTACTCGGCTTATCTCTCTGCCAGACTGA